Proteins from one Dama dama isolate Ldn47 chromosome 12, ASM3311817v1, whole genome shotgun sequence genomic window:
- the SRP14 gene encoding signal recognition particle 14 kDa protein → MVLLESEQFLTELTRLFQKCRLSGSVFITLKKYDGRTKPIPRKGSVEGFEPSDNKCLLRATDGKKKISTVVSSKEVNKFQMAYSNLLRANMDGLKKRDKKSKSKKSKAAQ, encoded by the exons ATGGTGCTGCTGGAGAGTGAACAG TTCCTGACGGAGCTGACTAGGCTCTTCCAGAAGTGTCGGTTGTCGGGCAGCGTGTTCATCACCCTGAAGAAGT ATGATGGCCGAACTAAACCCATTCCAAGGAAGGGTTCTGTGGAGGGCTTTGAGCCCTCAGACAACAAATGTCTCTTAAGAGCTACTGATGGGAAAAAGAAGATCAGCACTGTG GTGAGCTCCAAAGAAGTGAATAAGTTTCAGATG GCTTATTCAAACCTATTGCGAGCTAACATGGATGGGCTGAAGAAGAGGGACAAAAAGAGCAAGAGTAAGAAGAGCAAAGCAGCACAGTGA